The Eggerthella guodeyinii sequence CAAGGAAGTCGAGTTCTCCATCAGCCGCATCGCGCAGCTCGCGCGCGCGGCCGGCATCCACCTCATCGTGGCCACGCAGCGCCCGTCCACGAACGTCGTGACGGGCCTCATCAAGGCCAACATCACGAACCGCATCTCGTTCAACGTGGCCAGCGGCATCGACAGCCGCGTCATCCTCGACACGCCGGGCGCCGAGAACCTCATCGGCCTGGGCGACCTGCTGCTGTCGAAGCCCGAGTTCGCCCGGCCGCAGCGCATCCAGGGCTGCTACGTGTCGGAGGACGAGATCAACGCCGTGGTGGCCATGCTCAAGGACCAGGGCGAGCCCGAGTACCACTCCGAGATCCTGCAGACGAACCTCATCACGCTGGGCGCGTCGCAGCCCGACGGCTCGGGCGGCGGCGTCTCCGACGACGACCCGCTCATCTGGGAGGCAGCCGACATCGTGGTGTCGAGCGGCCTCGGATCAACCTCGAACATCCAGCGCCGCCTCAAGGTGGGCTATTCGCGCGCTGGGCGTATAATGGACATGCTGGAGGAAAAGGGCGTCGTGGGATCGCCGAACGGCAGCAAGCCCCGCGAAGTGCTCGTGGACGCCATGGAGCTCGAGACGTTGAAGGCCTTCGAGGCGCACGACGCGGCGAGCCCGGAGGAGTGACGAGGTGGCGCAGGTGACATTCGGAACCATTTTGAGAGAGGCCCGCGAGCGCAAGGGCTACGACCTCGCGACGGCCGCGCGGCGGCTCCGCATCCGGCCCGACATCCTCCGCGCCATCGAGGAGGACGACTTCTCGCGCATGCCCCCGCGCGGCTACGCGCGCAACATGGTGAACGCCTACGCGCGCCTCGTGGGCCTCAACCCCACCGAGATGACGCGCATGTACCTGGACGAGGCCTACGCCTACCAGGTGGGACGCGCCCGCAACGACGCGCAGCCCTCGGGCTTCGACATGGGCGGCACGTCGCGCACCGCGCGCTCGTCCGCGCGCCAAGGCGCCCGCCCCGCGCAGCAGGCCGACGAGCGCCCCCCGCGGCAGAACGCGCTCGGGCGCACCATGTACGACGATCGGCGCGACTACGGCCGCGACTACGGCACGCGCAGCGGCGGGGCGGGGCGCCTCTACTCCGAGGACCGCACGCACCCCAGCCGCCACGCGGCGCTGCCGAACGCCGAGTACACGAACTTCTACGCCGGGCCGAAGGCCTCGAGCGTCGTGCAGTCGAAGCTGCCGTTCATCATCGCCGGCGGCGTGATCCTCGTGCTGCTCATCGTGGTGCTCGTGCTGGTGTTCGGCAACGCCGGCGGCGCTTCGAACGACGATCTGACGAAGCTGCCGGTGACGGGCGTCACCGATCCGACGAAGGACGGCAGCGGCACGGACGGCGACGGCGAGAACTCCCAGCCGCAGGCCGCGCCCGCGGAAACCGCGCCGACGACCCTGAAGGTGACGTACTCGATCGCGAAGAACACCCCCGTGTACGCGGTCATCACGCAGGACGGCGTGGCGACGGAGAGCATGTTCTCGGGCGGCGAGGAGGAGACGGTCGAGCTCGCCGAGGGCGACGTGTGGACGTTCGCGGCCTGGGCGAGCGACGGCGTGACCATCACCGCGGACGGCGAGGCGGTCGTCTTCGACGGCTCCGACGCGAGCGGCATGCCGATGGCCACGGTGGACTTCGACGCCTACTTGGATCAGTGGTACGAAGACCATCCGGACGCGAAGAAGAAGGACGCGGGCAGCGCCGACGCGGGAGACGCGGATGCGGGCACGGGAACGGACGACGGCTCGACCGGGGCGTAGGAAACCCGCCGGTCGAGGGCGCCCATTCGTCGTGGAGCGCCTCTGAAATTGCCGGTCTGAGCACGAAAATGCGCTATGCTGTGCGCAAACGAAAATTCGAGCGGCCCGCAAGCGCGGGCCGCGTCGCACGGAAAGGAACGCTCATGGCCAAGGAATCCAGCTTCGACGTCGT is a genomic window containing:
- a CDS encoding helix-turn-helix domain-containing protein, which encodes MAQVTFGTILREARERKGYDLATAARRLRIRPDILRAIEEDDFSRMPPRGYARNMVNAYARLVGLNPTEMTRMYLDEAYAYQVGRARNDAQPSGFDMGGTSRTARSSARQGARPAQQADERPPRQNALGRTMYDDRRDYGRDYGTRSGGAGRLYSEDRTHPSRHAALPNAEYTNFYAGPKASSVVQSKLPFIIAGGVILVLLIVVLVLVFGNAGGASNDDLTKLPVTGVTDPTKDGSGTDGDGENSQPQAAPAETAPTTLKVTYSIAKNTPVYAVITQDGVATESMFSGGEEETVELAEGDVWTFAAWASDGVTITADGEAVVFDGSDASGMPMATVDFDAYLDQWYEDHPDAKKKDAGSADAGDADAGTGTDDGSTGA